In Lathyrus oleraceus cultivar Zhongwan6 chromosome 2, CAAS_Psat_ZW6_1.0, whole genome shotgun sequence, the DNA window TTCATCTTTCAGATagtttgatcagagtcctgcatacttaaGAAAAAAAATCGTTATtgtaccatttttgtttcatcctttgttatcatcaaaatctcagagatatattgtagaaccaactttgttcttacagtctccccctttttgatgatgacaaaataaTACAGAGAGAGGTGAAACAATACAATAAAAATCTCATATCAGACAATGAAGGGGACTCACCATGAGTTAGATCCTTAGATAAATAAGAAGTTCTTACCGAACTTTCTTTGGTTTAGTACTTTAGCTGTATATCTCTAGTCATTGgtttaataataatttttattaatgtttGCAGTGCCTTAAGAGGTTTTAGTTATGTTTACATCAGAGCTTGgtttagttctccccctttttgtcagaatcaaaaagacatagcaaaaagATTGATATTGATAAAGAAGAGAACAATAGAGCAGGTACAAATAAGCAGCATTAGATCAGAAAGCAAATAAAGACATTAAAGAAGAAAAAGCAACAAACAAATAGCCTAGGTCCTAAGGGTTTGGGGGCAGAGGCATCCGTTGGAGTAGCTGAgacaacatgttctgaatgttgttgTTGACAGAATCCTGTTGGTCCAACCTAGCATGAACCACTTGTTGTTCCTTTTGCAGTTCCTCCAAAGTCTTCAAGACCAGAGGGACGAACCTAGATTTGGagtgctccccctgagtcagagcatcagCTTTGGCCTTGGCAGCTTCTTCTGCAGCAATACGAGCTACTTCTTTAGCTTTAGCTTTAGCTTTTGCCTCAGCCTCAACAGCAGCCGCAGTAGCAGCAACTTCAGCAGCAGCCTTCTCTTCAGCTTCTTTGATCCGTTGTTCTTCTTCTCGGCGTGCTTTATCTTCTGCTTCCTTTCTAGCCTGTTCCTCAGCCTCTCTAGCCAAGCAATCTCAGAGCCTAATAccagcgtctctgatgaagtcgttgcggacttgttcagataggcctttcagtttgaaggcttcagaggtcatccaactgATCACCCTGTTCCAGTGGATCCTTACTtcagagggatcatcactgatgccagaaTTGATAGtcagagacttgatcttctctACTGAAGACTCTACAAAAACTTGTATTGCTTCTTCTAGGGTAGGGAAGGCAGTTTCTGGTTCAGTGGCAGAGGCTAGGGAGGATGGGGAAGATGAGTTTGGGGCACTGAGATTTAGAGTGGGAGTGATAGATGCAACAGAAGTTGTTGGTGGGGGAATAGCATAAGGTGACAGTGTTGGTTGTCCAAGTTATGGATTTGGTTCAGATGGTGAGTGGGTTAGTTGTTGTGCGGGTGGTGGTGTTTGAGGTGGTTCAGATGTAGTTGGATTTGGATGTTCAGGAGGTGGGGAAATGACTTCTAGTTCAGGTTCAAAGTGTGATGGAtgttgagaggccagagcacgggCTTGTAGCTGAGCCAGAGTGGGGGATTGGGGGTCATATGGTTCGTTGTCGGAGGAGAGTACATAGTATGGTGGGGATTATGGtgaggatgatgatgatggtgatgtagTTTCATTCAGCCTTTCTGCTTCAGAAACGAGTAGTGTGGTGGTAACAAGGTTGAATTTAAGTGAGGGTGGGTTAGAGtttctggtggttgagggaggtGTTTTAGAGGAGGTGTATATTGTATTGGTTTGGGGAAGAGAAAAAGAAATAAGTTTTATTTTAACAGAGCGGGAGAGAGGTATAGACTTACTTGGAGAGCCAGCCAGAGGTGTTGGAGGTCTTGACCTAGAGGATTCTCCTAGTCTTGCTTTCTTAGCCTTCTTGGACTTCTCATAGggctctcgcatcctcttcatgaagtgTGGTGGATGCTCGGGTAGCCAGTCCACTGAGAAGTCAGAGATGTCCACCCCTTGATTGGCAAGATCCTGTAGATAGTAAGCTACTACCTCTTgagggtcaatcttggagaacaAGTAGAGTTCGTTGGAATCTCACTCTGATCCCtgagtgcttcccaggaggtgtcaAGCGTTGGTTTAGCTCTTCAGATTCTGAGCATTCAGCGGACTTCTAGTGTCAATAgtgacatcttccatgagtctgagctgaaTCAAGTGATCCACTAAGCCATTCTCAATCAACACATCTGATATAAGTCTCCCCGAAGGGATGTAGTTTTtggtcttcatgttgtttctggtgtctttaacagagtctctgagatacttgaagagaAATGCTGGTAGATAGAGTTTCAGCCCCTTATGAATGCAGTACAGAATACACTTCTaatctgtgttgatgtagtcagaagaggTTGATGCAgggcgatgatgaatggtgcCTAAGATGATCTTCAACCAGACACGAAGGTTCTGATGGAGCTCCTTGTTATTGGAGTGTTTGCCTTCAGCACTTTGTTGAAATATAGTAGGGTTGATTTCCTGGGACaagtattttgccctagggttgatgttgtagatgcgtcttcctcatgtcttctccatgttcagaagagAAGCAATAGATTTCTCAATGATGACTATCTTGACTCTCAGAAcgtaggagacaatgtagtgatcgTCTGAGTCTACGAAACTCCAGAACTCTTTCACCAGATTTGTGTACACAGGGCCATAGAGTCATTGAAaataggtttcccacccttgcattctCAACTCTTCAGTTAGGTCTACGCCATTCTTTTTCATGTTTTCAAAATCCACTAGCGACTCACATAAAACTTCAAGCTTTTCAAACGGTGTTGCTAGGTGGATGTGAGGTTCACGATCAAGGATATAGGGTTCCCTGTAGATTGGGGTTGAGATGACGCCAGTGGTTGTTGTAGCTTGTTGAGTAGAAATGGGTGTTTGTTTCGTAGAGTTCATTTATTGAGATAAGTTGTGAACGGATTGTTGTTGAGTGTCCATGAAGAACAATGTTGATAATGAAGGTTGAATGAAGAACTTGATGAAGAAATGCAGAAATCTTGTggaagatgaagaactgagagagagagagagagagagagagggagtTTAGTGTAGCCGTGAGTGTAAAGTGTGCAATTGTAGTGTGTGAAGAGATTATATACCTATAAAGCTGCATGCAAAATGACACCATTAAGAGAGTTTAACTGTTAAAACATTAAATGCAGCACGTTATCCAAGTAAGCACGTTTggaggagaatgattacagcccatgatggaggtctaatccccaaattagcacactgctcgaggagatttcaagagtctgtctcttgatttcttctagacagttgtctagaagttccaaggtcagacaCATGAGGTaccacgtgttactttatctgatcttcaagAATACCAAAAGGTTGGATCCTaaggatttctgattcagataGCTTCTAACCGGTAGTAGCATCAGAGTCGGATTCAGATTCCAGATGTTTACTTCAAAGTCTTACTTTGCTATTTCATAGGCACATTTCAATTTGGACAaatttgaatgtttaaatttttaaaaatgaaagagaatctatcttcagcgaggggtttggtaaaaatgtcaacccattgatggtctgtatcaataaattttaaagtgattacgcctttctgaacatagtctctaatgaaatgatgttttatttctatgtgcttagctctggaatgcgagataggattcttacttaaataAATGGCAGCAATATTATCACAAAaaataggaacgttactctcaaagatcaggaggtcttcaagttgatttttcatccagagcatctgagtagtgcagAGTGATACTGATATATATTTTacttctgcagtggacagagctatggttgattgccttttgaTGGCCTAAGATAtaagattatttcccaagaactgacagtttccagatgtacttttatgttccattctgtcccctgcataatctgcatcatAATAACTagagagtctatactctgatgttttctcatacatcaggcccaagttaggggttcctttcagatacctgaggattcttttaacagctgttaaatgagattctctaggatctgattggaatctgacacaaagacatacactaaacagaatatcaggacgtgtagccgtcagatagagaagagagcctatcataccacgatagagcttctgacaaaccttctggataatttcttctttttccagaatgcaggttggatgcataggtgtcttagcaggtttgcacTCAGCCATTTCGAACTTCTTCAAAATGtattttatgtatttactttgataaacgtaggtagcttctgaagcttgattgatttgaatccctagaaagaactttagttcttgcattaagctcatttcaaattttgcttacattagctcagagaattcttgacatacatAAGGGTTAGATGAACCAAAATAATGTCATCAAtatatatctggcatatcataaaatcatttctaatgtttttacagaagagtatagagtcaacctttcctctaataaagtcatgttccagaagaaagatacttagtctttcataccacgctctaggagcttgttttagaccgtacagtgatttcttaagtttaaaaacgtgttatggacatttag includes these proteins:
- the LOC127123058 gene encoding eukaryotic translation initiation factor 4 gamma-like codes for the protein MTNGRKKKQVNPSKLELTSDLYYSQLQNPCENIHREALNAFNKLASHEKLFLHLEAKVLESSRKLEAIKISMIDIQSDKNEDEKPSKFGCESCHNWQKEINALQVKLDKALQPKIAYAIDPSKYEREAEEQARKEAEDKARREEEQRIKEAEEKAAAEVAATAAAVEAEAKAKAKAKEVARIAAEEAAKAKADALTQGEHSKSRFVPLVLKTLEELQKEQQVVHARLDQQDSVNNNIQNMLSQLLQRMPLPPNP